A DNA window from Hemibagrus wyckioides isolate EC202008001 linkage group LG11, SWU_Hwy_1.0, whole genome shotgun sequence contains the following coding sequences:
- the LOC131361728 gene encoding uncharacterized protein LOC131361728: protein MDRLNRDSSLSHRSTPELRLILVGNIGCGKTLTADTLLSDSSSISALVPSRLSEVRRGISEGRNLKVVETPRWYWKGEHIEVSVQKETERALSLVAPGPHAFLILVPVGQFTEMEARIPGELERVFGRGALDHTLVLLTCGDYLAGRDHDRYMRMGEPGLSTMVNECGGRWHVINNRRPEDREQVISLLEKVEQLTERSGGCYLPSPKQGEVEDRDLVRRFSLREDELVHPHHSTLTQTTWSKEETWDESGRRGKIRVRSMGPSTGRVMSQQLANGFQSQSQYEDSSERLKEKRSSFKLSKEGAILSQMSEMDHPVKNQNNQNYVNTIHYQIMSDTSSAAPSIPSPTASYSPSSNTFSSSSFSSSSATFAQSSPTKLSSSPAFSTSPSTNNYSTAFFPSSPTNFSSSSTTFSSSTTDALSSSSFTGISSSPTKPSYSSSSTVFSTSSTFSPPSYALSSSSGISSSLTKSSYSSSPLTSATGSSSSTGVSSSFSSTNASSSSSSTASSSRPTTTSSSFFSSDSSDELRLVLLGRTGSGKSAAGNVILGRDEFKLRRDDATGATTQSCVKGTAVIGKKRVTVVDTPDWFWPPEQLTTHLSSCMELCAPGPHAFLLCVPVTLPGRSNLHDLSSLKNFFGSENILRHTLVLFTHSDKLKDGNVEEYIAAKRPELLELVEKCDDRYHVLNQERNEGNIKELLEKVEQVVKESGGNHYSYQEQVGKERLTQLRRGRGGEEEMDRANSATLHSLKEEEEVEQEEKNAQPVKSAVSSVASVLGSVLRFVGQKVGQGAKQVPKPVAGGAVLGGVLGLYVGGPIGGAVGATAGSAAAEYGRRKYSKPKTD, encoded by the exons ACTCATCTCTCAGCCACAGGAGCACTCCAGAGCTGCGCTTAATCCTGGTAGGCAACATCGGCTGTGGGAAGACCCTGACAGCTGACACGCTGCTGAGCGACAGCTCGAGCATCAGCGCCCTGGTGCCATCGCGGCTGAGCGAGGTCCGGCGTGGAATATCTGAGGGACGAAACCTCAAGGTGGTCGAGACGCCACGCTGGTACTGGAAAGGCGAGCACATTGAAGTCAGTgtacagaaagagacagagagggctCTCAGCCTGGTGGCACCAGGGCCACATGCCTTCCTCATCCTGGTGCCTGTGGGACAGTTCACCGAGATGGAGGCCCGGATTCCTGGTGAGCTGGAGCGGGTGTTTGGCAGAGGTGCATTGGATCACACCCTGGTGCTGCTCACCTGCGGAGATTATCTGGCAGGACGAGACCATGACCGCTACATGAGGATGGGCGAGCCTGGGCTTAGCACCATGGTGAATGAGTGTGGAGGACGCTGGCATGTGATCAATAACCGCAGACCGGAGGACAGAGAGCAGGTCATATCATTGCTGGAGAAG GTGGAGCAGCTGACCGAGAGGTCCGGCGGCTGTTACCTGCCGAGCCCCAAGCAGGGAGAGGTAGAGGATCGAGACCTGGTGAGAAGGTTCAGCTTGCGCGAAGACGAGCTGGTGCACCCACATCACAGCACGTTGACCCAGACGACATGGAGCAAAGAGGAAACGTGGGATGAGTCAGGCAGGAGAGGAAAGATCAGAGTCAGGAGCATGGGGCCGTCGACAGGGAGGGTGATGTCACAGCAGCTGGCTAATGGGTTTCAATCTCAGTCACAGTATGAAGACTCATCTGAAAGACTCAAAGAGAAGCGTTCCAGTTTCAAACTGAGTAAAG AGGGCGCCATTCTCAGTCAGATGTCTGAGATGGACCATCCAGTCAAAAACCAGAACAACCAGAACTACGTTAACACCA TTCATTACCAGATCATGAGTGACACCAGCTCTGCTGCACCGTCCATCCCATCACCCACAGCTTCTTACTCTCCCTCTTCCAATACCTTCTCCTcatcttcattttcttcttcctcagcTACTTTTGCACAATCCTCTCCCACTAAATTGTCCTCTTCTCCTGCTTTTTCCACTTCCCCCTCCACTAACAACTATTCTACTGCATTTTTCCCTTCCTCCCCAACTAACTTCTCCTCTTCATCCACTACCTTTTCCTCTTCCACCACCGATGCCttgtcctcttcctccttcactGGCATCTCCTCGTCTCCCACTAAACCCTCctactcttcctcctccactgTCTTCTCCACTTCCAGTACTTTCTCTCCCCCTTCTTATGCCTTGTCCTCTTCCTCCGGCATCTCCTCTTCCCTAACCAAATCCTCCTACTCTTCCTCCCCCCTCACCAGTGCAACAGGCTCTTCCTCATCCACTGGTGTCTCCTCTTCTTTTTCAAGTACCAAtgcctcctcctcatcctcctccactGCCTCATCCTCTCGCCCCACCACTACCTCATCTTCTTTCTTCTCCAGCGATTCCTCAGATGAATTGAGACTGGTTCTGTTGGGTCGGACAGGATCTGGGAAGAGTGCGGCTGGGAACGTCATTCTGGGCCGAGACGAGTTTAAGCTGCGTAGAGATGATGCAACTGGTGCAACCACCCAGTCGTGTGTGAAAGGAACAGCTGTGATCGGAAAGAAACGA GTGACAGTGGTGGACACTCCAGACTGGTTCTGGCCCCCAGAGCAGCTGACAACCCATCTGTCCTCCTGCATGGAACTGTGTGCCCCGGGGCCTCACGCCTTTCTACTGTGTGTTCCTGTAACCCTACCTGGCCGCTCAAACTTGCATGACCTGAGTTCCCTAAAGAATTTTTTTGGCTCTGAAAACATCCTGCGCCATACTTTGGTCCTCTTCACACACTCGGACAAGCTGAAGGATGGAAACGTGGAGGAATACATTGCAGCCAAGCGACCAGAGTTGCTAGAGTTGGTGGAGAAGTGTGATGACCGCTACCATGTGCTGAAccaagaaagaaatgaagggaACATAAAGGAGCTGTTGGAGAAGGTGGAGCAGGTTGTGAAGGAAAGTGGAGGAAACCATTACAGCTACCAGGAACAGGTTGGCAAAGAAAGGTTGACACAGCTGAGGAGAGGTCGTGGGGGAGAGGAAGAAATGGACAGAGCCAACTCAGCCACTCTACATTCtctgaaggaggaagaggaagtagaACAAGAAGAGAAAAATGCACAACCAGTGAAATCTGCAGTCTCGTCGGTTGCTTCAGTTCTTGGCTCTGTCCTTCGATTTGTTGGGCAGAAGGTGGGACAAGGTGCCAAGCAGGTGCCTAAGCCGGTGGCTGGAGGAGCAGTGCTAGGAGGTGTACTTGGGCTGTATGTCGGAGGACCTATAGGGGGTGCTGTTGGGGCTACAGCAGGATCTGCAGCCGCAGAGTACGGAAGACGAAAGTACAGTAAACCCAAAACAGACTGA